The Saxibacter everestensis genome has a window encoding:
- a CDS encoding PASTA domain-containing protein, whose protein sequence is MTDDFSRRVTVPDLIGERVRDAEEMCRLSRLSLYAADEDGTPTGQVQWPGEFVVRYQSLQPGSKAHPNDIITIYASPGGGGGAGDREPRTPPPDPLVAQRNYPYRQDVPPVVPEEQHEKVGAGDLDPV, encoded by the coding sequence ATGACCGATGACTTCAGCAGGCGGGTCACCGTGCCGGATCTGATTGGCGAGCGGGTACGGGACGCTGAAGAAATGTGCCGGCTTTCGCGGCTCTCCCTTTACGCTGCCGACGAGGACGGCACGCCGACAGGTCAGGTGCAGTGGCCGGGTGAGTTCGTTGTCCGTTACCAGTCTCTGCAGCCCGGCAGCAAAGCACATCCGAACGACATCATCACCATCTATGCCAGCCCCGGCGGAGGTGGCGGTGCCGGTGACCGTGAGCCGAGGACGCCGCCACCGGATCCGCTGGTGGCCCAGCGAAATTATCCGTACCGGCAGGACGTTCCACCTGTGGTCCCGGAAGAGCAACACGAGAAGGTGGGCGCGGGCGATCTCGATCCCGT
- a CDS encoding AsnC family protein — protein MAVIRTSLGPDDAGSGSPLRALAEISREQAALREKEHFYVLNARAAGYSWQAIAAVVGVSKQAMHRRYRDYRAQEQHN, from the coding sequence ATGGCAGTGATACGAACATCGCTCGGGCCCGACGATGCCGGCAGTGGGTCCCCGCTTCGGGCGCTCGCCGAGATTTCCCGGGAGCAGGCGGCGCTGCGTGAGAAGGAACACTTCTACGTGCTGAACGCCCGGGCAGCCGGTTATAGCTGGCAGGCGATAGCCGCCGTGGTCGGGGTTTCCAAACAGGCGATGCACCGCAGATACCGGGACTACCGAGCGCAGGAGCAGCACAACTGA
- a CDS encoding peptide chain release factor 3 — protein sequence MNSSPATVSSSTTLAEAKRRRTFAVISHPDAGKSTLTEALALHARVIGQAGAVHGKAGRRGTVSDWMSMEKERGISISSAALQFSYRDAVINLLDTPGHADFSEDTYRVLSAVDAAVMLVDAAKGLETQTMKLFEVCRHRNIPIITVINKWDRPGQDALALMDEVLGRTGLTPTPLAWPVGEAGDFRGVLDRSDGSYIRFTRTDGGATIAGEERFTASQAAELEGEAWHTAEEESGLLELEGQQHDQDTFLAGKSTPVLFGSAVLNFGVHQLLDVLVDLAPSAEARVDAHGEPRPVDAPFSGFVFKVQAGMDTAHRDRLAFVRVCSGVFERGMIVTQAASKKPFATKYAQQVFGRDREIIDTAYPGDVVGLVNAAALRVGDSLYEAQPVSFPPIPTFAPEHFMVIRAKDSSKYKQFRRGIEQLDHEGVVQVLRSDLRGDQAPVLAAVGPMQFEVAEDRMNNEFNAPVKLERLAFTIARRTTPDWIPTLARERSVEVLSRTDGDLLALFSDRWRLQGVEREHPGIVLEPLVVS from the coding sequence GTGAATTCCAGCCCCGCCACCGTCTCGTCATCGACGACGCTTGCCGAAGCAAAACGCCGCCGAACCTTCGCGGTCATCTCCCACCCCGACGCGGGTAAATCCACCCTGACCGAGGCATTGGCGCTGCACGCCCGGGTTATCGGACAAGCCGGGGCCGTGCACGGCAAGGCCGGTCGCCGTGGCACCGTCTCGGACTGGATGAGCATGGAAAAGGAGCGCGGGATCTCGATCTCCTCCGCCGCGCTGCAATTCTCCTACCGGGACGCCGTGATCAACCTGCTCGATACGCCCGGACACGCTGACTTCTCAGAGGACACCTACCGGGTGCTCTCCGCGGTGGACGCCGCGGTAATGCTTGTGGACGCGGCGAAGGGGCTGGAAACCCAGACCATGAAGCTGTTCGAGGTTTGCCGGCACCGAAACATCCCGATCATCACAGTTATCAACAAGTGGGACCGTCCAGGTCAGGACGCTCTTGCGTTGATGGACGAGGTGCTGGGCCGCACCGGACTGACCCCGACCCCACTCGCGTGGCCGGTCGGCGAGGCCGGCGATTTCCGTGGCGTCCTTGACCGATCCGACGGAAGCTACATCCGGTTCACCCGCACGGACGGCGGCGCTACGATCGCAGGCGAGGAGCGGTTCACCGCGAGCCAGGCCGCAGAGCTGGAAGGGGAAGCCTGGCACACCGCCGAAGAGGAGTCCGGCCTACTGGAACTGGAAGGCCAGCAGCATGATCAGGACACCTTCCTGGCCGGAAAGAGCACCCCGGTGCTCTTCGGCTCCGCCGTGCTGAACTTCGGCGTGCACCAGCTGCTCGACGTGCTGGTGGACCTTGCGCCGTCAGCCGAGGCCCGGGTCGACGCGCACGGCGAGCCGCGACCAGTGGACGCGCCATTTTCCGGATTCGTCTTCAAGGTACAGGCCGGGATGGATACCGCACACCGGGATCGCTTGGCATTCGTGCGGGTGTGCTCGGGAGTTTTCGAGCGCGGCATGATCGTCACCCAGGCGGCATCGAAGAAGCCGTTCGCGACGAAGTACGCCCAGCAGGTCTTCGGCCGCGACCGGGAAATCATCGACACCGCCTATCCCGGCGACGTTGTCGGACTGGTCAACGCGGCTGCGCTTCGGGTCGGCGACTCACTGTACGAGGCCCAACCGGTCAGCTTTCCGCCAATTCCGACTTTTGCGCCCGAGCACTTCATGGTGATCCGAGCCAAGGATTCATCGAAGTACAAGCAGTTTCGCCGGGGGATTGAGCAACTGGACCATGAGGGAGTTGTCCAGGTGCTGCGCTCCGATCTTCGAGGCGACCAGGCACCGGTGCTGGCCGCGGTCGGACCGATGCAGTTCGAGGTTGCCGAAGATCGAATGAACAACGAGTTCAATGCCCCGGTCAAGCTCGAACGCCTCGCGTTCACGATCGCCCGCAGGACAACGCCTGACTGGATCCCGACGCTGGCACGGGAGCGCTCGGTGGAGGTGTTGTCCCGCACGGACGGTGATCTGCTTGCCCTGTTCAGCGACCGCTGGCGGCTGCAGGGGGTCGAGCGGGAGCATCCCGGGATCGTGCTCGAGCCGCTCGTGGTCTCCTAA
- a CDS encoding (deoxy)nucleoside triphosphate pyrophosphohydrolase, with the protein MTVTDRRRDGVLVVGAAIFRDGRLLAARRSKGRHRGGWELPGGKVEPGESALAALHRELDEELGITVDLGTEVNPSPREAGIPFGWPLPGVGEIRIWTASLTSAQQPQPLEDHDQLRWLDLASAFSVDWLGVDTKIVKTLSDDPELWLP; encoded by the coding sequence ATGACGGTCACAGACCGAAGGCGCGACGGGGTGCTGGTTGTCGGTGCCGCGATTTTCCGCGATGGCCGGCTGCTTGCCGCCCGGCGCAGCAAAGGCAGGCATCGTGGCGGCTGGGAACTTCCCGGCGGCAAGGTGGAGCCCGGTGAGAGCGCCCTGGCGGCGTTGCACCGCGAACTCGACGAGGAGCTCGGCATTACCGTGGATCTTGGGACGGAGGTAAACCCTTCGCCGCGCGAGGCCGGCATTCCCTTCGGCTGGCCGCTACCCGGGGTCGGTGAGATCCGGATCTGGACCGCGTCTCTCACCTCGGCCCAGCAGCCGCAACCGCTTGAGGATCATGACCAGCTGCGCTGGCTGGATCTGGCGTCGGCTTTCTCGGTCGACTGGCTCGGCGTCGACACCAAAATCGTGAAGACGCTCAGCGACGATCCGGAACTCTGGCTGCCCTAG
- the hrpA gene encoding ATP-dependent RNA helicase HrpA: MSEPTSLGTDPSPDTDRGALRRRLATLSYLDERRLRRRLDQTRQIKDAAKRARIIAEIDAAVDAASVRLERRIAARPEVSYPPELPVSARKDDIAAAIAANQVVIIAGETGSGKTTQLPKICLEVGRGVRGMIGHTQPRRIAARTVAERISAELGVELGGAIGYQVRFTSQVAGETSVKVMTDGILLAEIQRDKMLSGYDTIIIDEAHERSLNIDFILGYLKNLLPKRPDLKVIITSATIDPGAFAAHFNDAPIIEVSGRTYPVEVRYRPLIEDGSDAAEGEDDDGPGNAGDAFESRTRDQTEAVQDAVDELLAEAPGDILVFLSGEQEIRDTADALAGHLARRRNALARPVDVIPLYARLSAGEQHRVFQQHSTQRIVLATNVAETSLTVPGIKYVIDTGTARISRYSARTKVQRLPIERISQASANQRSGRCGRTSPGICVRLYSEDDFDSRPEFTDPEILRTNLASVILQMASLGFARTDADLTRFPFLQPPDVRSVRDGRTLLTELGALRVGDDGGSTLTEIGRSLAQLPIDPRLARMVVEADKRGCAAEVFIIAAGLSIQDPRERPAEHREAASTKHRRFSHEHSDFLAYLNLWNYMQAKQRELSSSQFRKMCRNEFLNFMRLREWQDLVAQLRQMAKGVGIQAAQVQWAGAGSEGPGAGSEAADSAPQDTDALADQVHRALLSGLLTQIGVKNGEKNDYLGTRGAKFAVFPGSGLFKKPPRHLMAAELVETSRLWARVNARIDPAWIEELGGDLLKRNYSEPHWEKKRGAVVAFEKVTLLGVPIVASRKVNYGRVDPVLSRELFIRHALVEGDWSTSHKFFAANRRLIDDVADLESRARRRDLLVDDEKLFEFYDSKIGAEVVSAAHFDAWWKKARAKDPHLLDFSAAMLLAGDADEISDQDYPSSWPMPDGSDAALTYQFEPGADADGVTVHLPVDTLNQVEEEVFSWQIPGLREDLVTALIRSLPKPLRRNFVPAPDVAGKVLETLEPYVGDIRVALAAELGRLSGIQLEAEDFDLSKVPDHLLLTFRVVDDRKKKLRESKDLGTLRAGLAPAVQVSISRAATGLEKSGLTSWDFGELPAEFDSNSHGRRVRGYPALMDDGTSVSLRVLDRKSSAAAATWAGVRRLVHLGVPSPVGYVQKHLSNQEKLTFARDSAGVRTLLDDCAVAAIDRLMVEFGLDPESEALPVREASDFEALRVFVADRYLDATFDVVRIVERVLSAAARIDRAISKINSLSLVSGLADLRAQVDGLLQPGFVAETGWQQLQHLPRYLTAAERRLDKLTDNAARDRQLMERVRLQADAFEKAKAKLKPGTPPGARLRGVRWMLEELRVSFFAQELGTVYPISEKRIAKALAEAQ; encoded by the coding sequence ATGTCTGAACCAACTTCGCTTGGCACCGATCCTTCACCTGACACCGACCGTGGCGCGCTGCGGCGGCGCTTGGCGACGCTGAGCTACCTGGATGAGCGACGGTTGAGGCGCCGTCTGGACCAGACCCGCCAGATCAAGGACGCGGCGAAGCGTGCCAGGATCATCGCCGAGATCGACGCGGCCGTCGATGCAGCCAGTGTCCGGCTGGAACGGCGAATCGCCGCCCGTCCCGAGGTGAGCTACCCGCCGGAGCTGCCGGTCAGCGCGCGGAAGGACGATATTGCTGCGGCCATCGCCGCCAATCAGGTCGTCATCATCGCCGGAGAAACCGGGTCAGGTAAGACGACGCAGCTCCCGAAGATCTGTCTTGAGGTCGGCCGTGGAGTCCGCGGAATGATTGGTCACACGCAGCCCCGGCGGATCGCCGCGCGGACCGTTGCCGAGCGGATTTCAGCTGAACTCGGAGTCGAGCTCGGCGGCGCGATCGGCTACCAGGTGCGATTTACGTCCCAGGTTGCCGGCGAGACGTCGGTGAAGGTGATGACGGACGGAATCCTGCTGGCCGAGATTCAGCGGGACAAGATGCTCAGCGGCTACGACACGATCATCATCGACGAGGCGCACGAACGCAGCCTGAACATCGATTTCATCCTGGGTTACCTAAAGAACCTGCTGCCGAAACGTCCCGATCTCAAGGTAATCATCACCTCGGCGACGATCGATCCGGGGGCCTTCGCGGCGCATTTCAACGACGCGCCGATCATCGAGGTTTCCGGGCGAACATATCCAGTCGAGGTGCGATACCGTCCGCTGATCGAGGACGGCTCGGACGCCGCCGAGGGCGAGGACGACGACGGGCCGGGAAACGCCGGTGACGCATTCGAGTCCCGGACCCGGGATCAGACAGAGGCGGTGCAGGACGCCGTCGACGAGCTACTGGCCGAGGCTCCCGGCGACATCCTGGTCTTTCTGAGCGGGGAGCAGGAGATCCGGGACACCGCCGATGCGCTCGCCGGGCATCTGGCCAGGCGGCGGAATGCATTGGCCAGGCCGGTCGACGTCATCCCGCTGTACGCCAGACTTTCCGCGGGGGAGCAGCACAGGGTCTTCCAGCAACACAGCACCCAGCGCATCGTGCTTGCCACGAACGTTGCCGAGACGTCGCTGACGGTGCCAGGCATCAAGTACGTCATCGACACCGGAACCGCCAGAATCTCCCGGTACTCTGCGCGGACGAAGGTTCAACGGCTTCCGATTGAACGCATCTCGCAGGCGTCGGCCAATCAGAGGTCCGGGCGTTGTGGACGGACAAGTCCGGGAATTTGCGTTCGGCTCTACAGCGAGGACGACTTCGACTCCCGGCCCGAATTCACCGATCCGGAAATCCTGCGTACCAACCTGGCCAGCGTGATTTTGCAGATGGCGTCGCTGGGCTTCGCCCGCACGGACGCCGACCTGACCAGGTTCCCGTTCCTGCAGCCGCCGGACGTGCGCAGCGTCCGCGACGGACGCACACTGCTCACCGAGCTCGGCGCGCTGCGCGTCGGCGATGACGGCGGATCGACACTCACCGAGATCGGCCGCTCGCTCGCCCAACTGCCGATCGATCCCCGGCTCGCCCGGATGGTCGTCGAGGCGGACAAGCGCGGTTGCGCGGCAGAGGTCTTCATCATTGCCGCAGGCTTGTCGATCCAGGACCCTCGGGAGCGCCCGGCCGAACACCGTGAGGCGGCCTCAACGAAGCACCGACGGTTCAGCCACGAACATTCGGATTTCCTCGCCTACCTCAATCTGTGGAACTACATGCAGGCCAAACAGCGCGAGCTGTCGTCCAGCCAGTTCCGGAAGATGTGCCGCAACGAGTTCCTCAACTTCATGCGCTTGCGCGAATGGCAGGATCTGGTGGCTCAGCTCCGGCAGATGGCCAAAGGCGTCGGGATTCAGGCAGCGCAAGTGCAGTGGGCCGGTGCCGGTAGCGAGGGGCCGGGTGCTGGGAGCGAGGCTGCAGACTCGGCGCCTCAGGACACAGACGCGCTGGCGGATCAGGTCCACCGTGCACTGCTCTCGGGCCTGCTGACCCAGATCGGAGTGAAGAACGGGGAGAAGAACGACTATCTCGGCACCCGCGGCGCGAAGTTCGCGGTATTCCCGGGATCAGGCCTGTTCAAGAAGCCGCCACGTCATCTGATGGCGGCCGAGTTGGTGGAAACCTCGAGGCTGTGGGCCCGGGTCAACGCACGCATCGATCCGGCGTGGATCGAGGAACTCGGCGGAGACCTGCTGAAACGCAACTACAGCGAACCGCACTGGGAGAAGAAGCGCGGCGCCGTCGTCGCCTTCGAGAAGGTCACCCTGCTTGGCGTCCCGATCGTCGCCTCCCGCAAGGTGAACTACGGCCGGGTCGACCCGGTGCTGTCCCGGGAACTTTTCATCCGGCATGCGCTCGTCGAGGGCGATTGGAGCACATCGCATAAGTTCTTCGCCGCGAATCGGCGGCTGATCGATGACGTAGCCGATCTCGAGTCCCGCGCTCGCCGTCGCGATCTCCTGGTCGATGACGAGAAGCTGTTCGAGTTCTACGATTCGAAAATCGGCGCCGAGGTGGTATCCGCCGCACACTTCGACGCGTGGTGGAAGAAAGCCCGGGCGAAGGATCCGCACCTGCTGGACTTCTCCGCCGCCATGTTGCTCGCCGGAGACGCCGACGAGATCAGCGATCAGGACTACCCGAGCAGCTGGCCGATGCCAGACGGTTCGGACGCGGCGCTTACCTACCAGTTCGAACCGGGTGCGGATGCCGACGGCGTCACGGTGCACCTGCCGGTCGATACCCTCAATCAGGTCGAGGAGGAGGTCTTCAGCTGGCAGATTCCCGGTCTGCGTGAAGACCTCGTCACCGCGCTTATCCGTTCGCTGCCCAAGCCGTTGCGTCGGAATTTCGTGCCAGCGCCCGATGTGGCCGGGAAGGTACTTGAAACCCTTGAGCCGTACGTCGGCGATATCCGGGTGGCACTCGCCGCCGAACTGGGGCGGCTGAGCGGAATACAACTCGAGGCGGAAGATTTCGACCTGTCAAAGGTGCCGGATCACTTGTTGCTGACCTTCCGGGTAGTCGATGACCGCAAGAAGAAGCTGCGCGAATCGAAAGACCTCGGCACCCTGCGCGCCGGCCTGGCCCCCGCGGTGCAGGTATCGATATCCCGGGCGGCGACCGGGCTGGAGAAAAGCGGGCTGACCAGCTGGGACTTCGGAGAACTGCCGGCAGAATTCGACAGTAACAGCCACGGCCGGCGGGTACGCGGATACCCGGCGCTGATGGACGACGGCACTTCCGTGTCGCTTCGGGTGCTGGATCGGAAGAGCTCGGCCGCCGCGGCAACCTGGGCCGGTGTTCGGCGCCTGGTACATCTCGGCGTGCCCAGCCCGGTTGGATATGTGCAGAAGCACCTCAGCAACCAGGAGAAGCTCACCTTTGCCCGCGACAGTGCCGGCGTTCGGACCTTGCTGGATGACTGTGCTGTCGCCGCGATTGATCGGTTGATGGTGGAGTTCGGCCTCGATCCGGAATCCGAGGCGCTACCGGTTCGCGAGGCGTCAGATTTTGAGGCGCTTCGGGTTTTCGTCGCCGACAGATATCTGGACGCGACCTTCGACGTGGTCCGGATCGTCGAACGAGTTCTCTCCGCCGCGGCACGGATTGACCGCGCGATCTCGAAAATCAACAGCTTGTCCCTTGTGTCCGGTCTTGCCGATCTGCGTGCCCAGGTCGATGGCCTGCTGCAGCCCGGCTTCGTGGCCGAGACAGGTTGGCAGCAATTGCAGCACCTGCCCCGGTATCTGACCGCGGCCGAACGACGGCTGGATAAGCTCACCGACAACGCGGCGCGTGACCGTCAGCTGATGGAACGGGTGCGCCTGCAGGCTGATGCCTTCGAGAAGGCGAAGGCGAAACTGAAGCCAGGTACGCCGCCGGGAGCGCGACTTCGGGGCGTGCGCTGGATGCTTGAGGAGCTGAGGGTGAGTTTCTTCGCCCAGGAGCTGGGCACTGTCTACCCGATCTCGGAAAAGAGGATCGCCAAGGCGCTGGCCGAGGCGCAGTAG
- a CDS encoding AEC family transporter encodes MLGVLEGFSVIALIIVVGVVLGRTGVLGASGQKVLSRIVFYVATPALLFVTLMAADVRSVFSGALAITAGSSLFVAVLFFCVARFAWKRPAGTAIIGSWAASYVNAGNLGVPIAVYVLKDAAYVAPVMLFQLIVLAPIGMAVLDAGQQGSRWRQVLAPLRNPVTLASLAGVAVAYFQIPIPEIVFSPIDLIAGIAVPGALLAFGISLREGWKAPAKGTRRDLSLIVVLKLLVQPLVAYLLAAFVFRLEGTPLLAATLTAALPTAQNVFIMAMRYSKGINLARDSALLTTFLSVPVIIMIVALLA; translated from the coding sequence GTGCTAGGCGTCCTCGAGGGCTTCAGCGTCATCGCACTGATCATCGTCGTCGGTGTCGTGCTCGGCCGAACCGGAGTGCTTGGCGCCTCGGGGCAAAAAGTGCTGTCCCGGATCGTCTTCTACGTGGCGACTCCCGCGCTGTTGTTCGTCACCCTGATGGCCGCGGATGTGCGCAGTGTTTTCTCCGGGGCCCTGGCGATCACGGCCGGAAGTTCGCTCTTCGTCGCGGTACTGTTCTTCTGCGTTGCGCGGTTTGCCTGGAAACGTCCCGCAGGTACGGCCATCATCGGCTCCTGGGCGGCATCGTATGTCAACGCCGGAAATCTGGGCGTGCCGATCGCGGTGTACGTGCTCAAGGATGCCGCGTACGTCGCACCGGTAATGCTCTTCCAGCTCATCGTTCTGGCGCCGATCGGGATGGCAGTTCTGGATGCCGGGCAGCAGGGATCCCGATGGCGGCAGGTGCTTGCGCCACTGCGCAATCCGGTGACCCTGGCCAGTCTGGCCGGCGTCGCCGTGGCGTACTTCCAGATTCCAATCCCCGAGATCGTCTTTTCACCAATCGACCTGATTGCCGGCATCGCGGTGCCGGGTGCACTGCTGGCTTTCGGCATCTCGCTGCGCGAGGGCTGGAAAGCGCCGGCAAAGGGCACCCGCAGGGACCTGAGCCTGATCGTTGTGCTGAAACTGCTGGTCCAACCGCTGGTTGCGTATCTGCTCGCGGCTTTTGTCTTTCGCCTGGAGGGCACCCCGCTGCTGGCGGCCACCTTGACGGCCGCCCTGCCCACCGCGCAAAACGTCTTCATTATGGCAATGCGCTACAGCAAAGGCATTAATCTCGCTCGCGACTCAGCGCTGCTCACCACATTCCTCTCGGTTCCGGTGATCATCATGATCGTCGCCCTGCTCGCGTAG
- a CDS encoding TIGR01906 family membrane protein: MTSTPDPAGDSTNDLVTRRMNSRSRTVSADDRESVPATGTSGLGDSERPAILSEEEWAELTGGAPQADRSADSPSASSGSQSGTTGSGAGPAPISAHREVDVPRARPRSAGGKPEASGWLPTLAKIWIAISTPIVLIALAIRMVASPLFMRFEYFWRPGFPADEFGFSADDRQHYGSYVVDYLLNFDGIRYLADIRLADGSAAFKAGELSHMHDVKAVFATFNLVAIILLVVSIVFAVYLARRTERGLRMGLFLGGIVTVVFIGAAAALALIGWERFFTTFHQLFFAEGTWTFHTNDTLIRLYPGTFWTDGGILIGGFTLLVALLLIGFAWPRRRAARR, translated from the coding sequence GTGACTTCCACCCCAGATCCCGCAGGCGATTCGACGAACGACCTCGTCACCCGACGAATGAATTCCCGTTCGCGCACAGTTTCGGCCGATGACAGGGAATCTGTGCCTGCCACCGGAACCAGCGGGCTGGGCGACTCGGAACGTCCGGCCATCTTGAGCGAGGAGGAGTGGGCTGAGCTGACCGGTGGTGCACCGCAGGCCGATCGGTCCGCCGACTCGCCGTCCGCGTCATCTGGCTCGCAGTCCGGGACAACTGGCTCCGGCGCGGGCCCGGCACCGATCTCCGCTCACCGTGAAGTCGACGTGCCACGGGCGCGTCCCCGGAGCGCGGGCGGAAAGCCGGAGGCTTCCGGCTGGCTGCCCACCCTGGCAAAGATCTGGATCGCGATCAGCACCCCGATTGTGCTGATCGCGCTGGCAATCAGGATGGTGGCCTCCCCGCTGTTCATGCGGTTCGAGTACTTCTGGCGTCCCGGATTTCCGGCCGACGAGTTCGGATTCTCCGCAGACGACCGGCAGCACTACGGCTCATATGTGGTCGACTACCTGCTCAACTTCGATGGCATCCGCTACCTGGCTGACATCAGGCTCGCAGACGGCTCGGCCGCATTCAAGGCCGGGGAGCTATCGCATATGCACGATGTGAAGGCGGTCTTCGCAACGTTCAACCTGGTGGCCATCATCCTGCTGGTCGTCAGTATCGTCTTCGCTGTCTACCTCGCGCGACGCACCGAGCGCGGACTGCGGATGGGCCTGTTCCTCGGCGGTATCGTCACCGTGGTCTTCATCGGCGCGGCCGCCGCCCTCGCGCTGATTGGCTGGGAAAGGTTCTTCACCACGTTCCATCAGCTCTTCTTCGCCGAAGGCACCTGGACATTCCACACCAATGACACACTGATCCGCCTGTACCCCGGAACCTTCTGGACCGACGGCGGAATTCTGATCGGCGGATTCACCCTGCTCGTCGCCCTCTTGCTGATCGGCTTTGCGTGGCCGAGGCGGCGTGCCGCCCGACGCTAG
- a CDS encoding MarR family winged helix-turn-helix transcriptional regulator, whose product MTAADDPLALERQVCFALSVAARGVIAAYRPILAPLGLTHPQYLVMLALWQDSPQSVRSLGRLLKQDSATLSPLLRRLEKQELITRTRDSRDERVVLIGLTPTGKDLRRLAQAVPGQVMKRFGLTEQDLETIHATMTQLVDAAAAALDDDLDLQQTH is encoded by the coding sequence ATGACCGCCGCCGATGACCCATTGGCCTTGGAACGTCAGGTCTGCTTTGCGCTGTCCGTCGCCGCGCGTGGTGTTATTGCCGCCTACCGGCCGATTCTGGCGCCACTTGGGCTGACCCATCCGCAGTACCTGGTGATGCTCGCGCTGTGGCAGGATTCGCCTCAGTCGGTTCGGAGCCTCGGGCGGCTCCTCAAACAGGATTCCGCAACCCTGTCCCCCCTGCTCCGTCGGCTGGAAAAGCAGGAACTGATCACCCGGACGCGGGATTCCCGCGATGAGCGGGTCGTCCTGATCGGGTTGACGCCGACCGGCAAAGATCTGCGCCGGCTCGCACAAGCTGTGCCGGGGCAAGTGATGAAACGTTTCGGACTGACCGAACAGGACCTCGAAACGATCCACGCCACGATGACCCAGCTCGTCGATGCCGCCGCAGCCGCCTTGGACGACGACCTCGATTTGCAGCAAACTCACTGA